From Eptesicus fuscus isolate TK198812 chromosome 13, DD_ASM_mEF_20220401, whole genome shotgun sequence, the proteins below share one genomic window:
- the CSRP3 gene encoding cysteine and glycine-rich protein 3, with protein sequence MPNLGGGAKCGACEKTVYHAEEIQCNGRSFHKTCFHCMACRKALDSTTVAAHDSEIYCKVCYGRKYGPKGIGFGQGAGCLSTDTGEHLGLQFQESPKQARSATTSNPSKFTAKFGESEKCPRCGKSVYAAEKVMAGGKPWHKTCFRCAICGKSLESTNVTDKDGELYCKVCYAKNFGPTGIGFGGLTQQVEKKE encoded by the exons ATGCCGAACTTGGGTGGCGGTGCAAAATGTGGAGCCTGTGAAAAGACCGTCTATCACGCGGAAGAAATCCAGTGCAACGGAAGGAGTTTCCACAAGACCTGTTTCCACTGCA TGGCCTGTAGGAAGGCTCTGGACAGCACCACGGTCGCAGCTCACGACTCAGAGATCTACTGTAAGGTCTGCTATGGGCGCAAGTACGGCCCCAAGGGCATCGGGTTTGGACAAGGCGCCGGCTGCCTCAGCACCGACACAGGCGAACACCTGGGCCTCCAATTCCAAGA GTCCCCAAAGCAAGCACGGTCAGCCACCACAAGCAACCCTTCCAAGTTCACTGCAAAGTTTGGAGAATCAGAGAAGTGCCCTCGATGCGGAAAGTCAGTCTATGCTGCTGAGAAGGTGATGGCAGGGGGCAAG CCTTGGCACAAGACCTGTTTTCGCTGCGCCATCTGTGGGAAGAGCCTGGAGTCCACGAACGTCACTGACAAAGATGGAGAGCTTTATTGCAAAG TTTGCTATGCCAAAAATTTTGGCCCAACAGGTATTGGGTTTGGAGGTCTCACACAACAAGTGGAAAAGAAGGAGTGA